In Bubalus bubalis isolate 160015118507 breed Murrah chromosome 3, NDDB_SH_1, whole genome shotgun sequence, a genomic segment contains:
- the IFNK gene encoding interferon kappa → MIIKPDGIQKYVWLACLMGLFITGILSLDCNSLNVRLRRVTWQNLQLLSTMSNSFPIECLQERKAFELPQEILSYTQPLKRNIKEAFYEMSKQAFHIFTQDTFQSTWEEKHLRQVQIGLDHQLQYLEQCLEEEEENEDTREREELLSAGEETLRKPSGAPVLQLGNLDLRRYFNRIDRFLKDKKHSHCAWEIVRMEIRRCFYFFQKLTALLRRR, encoded by the coding sequence atgatcatCAAGCCTGATGGGATTCAAAAGTACGTGTGGCTGGCGTGCCTCATGGGTCTGTTCATCACTGGCATCCTCTCTCTGGACTGTAACTCGCTGAATGTTCGCCTGAGGAGAGTCACCTGGCAGAATCTGCAACTTCTGAGCACAATGAGCAATTCATTTCCTATAGAGTGTCTACAAGAAAGAAAAGCTTTCGAGTTGCCCCAAGAGATCCTCTCATACACCCAGCCTCTGAAGAGGAACATCAAGGAGGCCTTCTATGAAATGTCCAAACAGGCCTTCCACATCTTCACTCAAGACACCTTCCAATCCACTTGGGAAGAGAAACACCTGAGACAAGTCCAGATCGGACTTGATCACCAGCTGCAGTACCTGGAGCAATGcttggaagaagaggaggaaaatgaagacacaaGAGAGAGGGAAGAGCTTCTCTCAGCCGGAGAGGAGACCCTCAGGAAACCCTCAGGAGCTCCGGTCCTCCAGCTGGGCAATCTAGATCTGAGGAGATATTTCAACAGGATAGACAGGTTCCTCAAAGATAAGAAACACAGTCACTGCGCCTGGGAGATTGTCCGAATGGAAATCAGAAGATGCTTCTACTTCTTTCAGAAACTCACAGCACTACTCAGGAGGAGATAA